The DNA segment CCACGCCGACGCCGAGGGGAACCTGGTGAAGGTGGAGGCGCAAATCCTGCTGGACGCGGGCGCGTACGCCGACACCTCCGCGGACGCGCTGGCCGCCGCCGTCTCCTTCGCGTGCGGGCCGTACGTCGTGCCGAACGCGTTCATCGAGGGCTGGGCCGTACGCACCAACAACCCGCCCTCCGGCCATGTGCGCGGCGAGGGCGCGATGCAGGTGTGCGCCGCGTACGAGGCCCAGATGGACAAGCTGGCCCGGAAGCTGGACGTGGACCCGGCCGAACTGCGGCTGCGCAACGCCCTCGCGACCGGCGATGTGCTGCCCATCGGCCAGACCGTGACCTGCCCGGCGCCGGTCGCCGAACTCCTCCAGGCCGTACGGGACTTCCCGCTCCCGGAGCTGCCCAAGGACACCCCCGAGGAGGACTGGCTGCTGCCCGGCGGACCCGAGGGCGCGGGGGAGCCGGGCGCGGTGCGCCGGGGCGTCGGCTACGGCCTCGGCATGGTGCACATGCTCGGCGCGGAGGGCGCCGACGAGGTGTCCACGGCGACGGTCAAGGTCCACGACGGCATCGCGACCGTGCTGTGCGCGGCCGTGGAGGCCGGCCAGGGATTCACCACGCTGGCCCGGCAGATCGTCCAGGAGACCCTGGGCATCGAGGAGGTCCGGGTCGCCCCGGTCGACACCGACCAGCCGCCGTCCGGACCGGGCAGCCGGGGCCGGCACACCTGGGTGTCGGGCGGCGCGGTGGAGCGGGCGGCGAAGATGGTCCGCACCCAGCTGCTCCAGCCGCTCGCCCACACGTTCGGCATGTCGACCGAGCTGCTCCAGATCGAGGACGGCAAGATCACGTCGTACGACGGGGTGCTGTCGACCACCGTCACCGAGGCGCTGGACGGCAAGGAGCTGTGGGCCACCGCGCAGTGCCGCCCGCACCCCACCGAGCCGCTGGACGCGGCCGGGCAGGGCGACGCGTTCGTGGGCCTCGCGTTCTGCGCGATCCGCGCGGTGGTGGACGTGGACATCGAGCTGGGCTCGGTGCGGGTGGTGGAGCTGGCCGTCGCCCAGGATGTGGGCCGGGTGCTCAACCCCGCCCAGCTGGCGGCCCGGATCGAGGCGGGCGTCACCCAGGGCGTGGGCATCGCGCTCACCGAGAACCTGCGCACCCCGCGCGGCCTGATCCGGCACCCCGACCTGACCGGGTACGCCCTGCCGACCGCCCTGGACGCGCCGGACATCCGGATCGTCAAGCTGGTGGAGGAGCGGGACGTGGTGGCGCCGTTCGGCGCCAAGTCGGTCAGCGCGGTGCCGGTGGTGACGTCCCCGGCGGCCATCGCCTCCGCGGTCCGCGCGGCCACCGGGCGCCCGGTCAACCGGCTTCCGATCCGCCCCCAGGCGGCCGTGGTCACCGACCGCTGACCGCTGACCGCCGCCGCGCAACGCCTCGCGGCCGCCCGGCGTCTCTCCGCTTCGGGGGCGTTGTCAGTGGGGCCGCGTAGTGTGCTCGGCGGTGGGGGAGCTGCCTGGCGCGGGCGCCCGTACTTTGTCACGCACGGGCGAGGCCGCGGGGGAGCGATGGGTACGACGACGGATGCCGGGACGGCGGCGATCACGCTGACCGGGGCCGAGCTGGACCGCCATGTCACGCATGCCGCGACGCGCGGCCTGCTCGCGGGCCCCGGGCTGCCCGCCGTCACCGATGTGCTGACCTTCTCGCCGCTGCGCGCGCACGGCCTGCGCACCCTCGCGGACGCGGCGGACGGCCCCTTCCACCTGGCCGAGGAGCTGCGGGACCGCCTGGTGATAGGCGAGCTGCTCAACCCGGCCGGCATGGAGCGGGAGTCGATCCTGCTCGACGGCGACACGGGCGAGATCAGCACGGCGTACCTCCGCGACCCCTCCGGGTGGCGGCCCTTCGCCCCGTCGCTGGCCACGCTGCTGCGCTTCGCCGCGGTCACCGAGGAACTGGCGGGCCTGCGCGGCCGGTTCGCCTCGCTGGCCGGGCAGTACGGACCGGGGACGGCCGCCGAGGCGTCCCGCCGGCTGCTGGCCCTCTTCGCGGAGGGCACGGACGGCCGGGTGCCGCCGTACTGGAAGGCGGCGGCCCTGATCCGCCCGCTCGCGCTCGCCGCGGGCCCCGGTGCGGCGTCCGGTCTCACCCTGGACATCCCCGCCCGCGTCCTCGACCAGGAGTTCGGGCACGGCCGGGTGGCCCGCTTCGAGGACGTCGACTTCCCGGCCACGCTCACGCACGAACCGACCCGCCGCTTCCTGCGCGAGAGCGGGCTGCCCGAGGAGGCGGTCCTCTTCTTCACCGACCCGGACGCCCCGCTGCCGACGCTGCGCGAGTACGTCACCGAGGAGTGCCCCGACTACCCCCTCGCCGAACTCCCGGCCCACTGCGACCACTTGATCCGCCTCGGCCGCCTGGTCGAGGACCACAGCCTGGTGGTCGACGGCCGCACCGGCGCGGTGCTGACCTTCTGTGCCCCCGAGGCCGCGCTCTGCCCCCTCAACACCGACGTCTCCACCCTCGCGTTCACCCTCTGGCTCCTCCACCACGAACGCACCATCGACCAGCACCTGTCCCACGAGCTGACGACGACCTCCTACGACCACCTGGCCGCCGCCATGCTCCACACCCTGACCACCCTCGACCCGACCGCCACCCTCCCGGGCACGACCTGGCACTACTGGACGGAATCCTTCCGGGACGAGACGGGCGGGGTGCTCTGAGAACACCCCGCCCGTCGAAAGAGGCCGTGGCGGGAATTGAACCCGCGTACCTCGCTTTGCAGGCGAGTCCCTGAGCCACTCGGGCACACGGCCGTGTCGGTGGAACGACCGTATGGCGGGGTCGAGGCGGTGCTCAAGGGGGCCGGGCCGGCCGCAATGTGACTGCCATACGGCGTTCACGGGAGGCGGTCCTAGGCCCAAGGTCGCAGGGGAGAGGGGGACTTTCGACAGGAGTCATCCGGGGTTGTGGGCCTTACTCTGGCGGGCATGAGTGTGCTGGGGTCCCGGGTCGACGACGTCGTGGTGGAAGAAGGCTTCGAGCAGGGCGGCGGGGTGCTCGGCCGGGCCCACCGGGCGCTGAGCGTCGGCATCGTGTCCGTCGTCTTCCTGATCGCCTTCGAGGCGACCGCCGTCGGCACCGCGATGCCCGTCGCCGCGCGCGAGCTGGACGGCGTCGCGAGGTACGCCTTCGCGTTCTCCGGCTTCTTCACCACCAGCCTCTTCGGCATGGTCCTGGCCGGACAGTGGGCCGACCGCCGCGGCCCCCTCGCCGCGCTGACCACCGGCATCGGCTCCTTCGCCGCCGGCCTGGTGATAGCCGGCACCGCCCGGACGATGTGGGTGTTCATCCTCGGGCGCGCCGTACAGGGACTCGGCGGCGGCCTCGTCATCGTCGCGCTGTACGTGGTCGTCGGCCGCGCCTACCCCGAGCGGCTGCGCCCCGCGATCATGGCGGCGTTCGCGGCCGGCTGGGTCGTCCCGTCCATCGTCGGCCCCCTCGCCTCCGGCGCCGTCACCGAACAGCTCGGCTGGCGCTGGGTCTTCCTCGGCATCCCGGTCCTCGTCGTGCCCCCGCTGGCCCTCGCGCTGCCCCAGATACGCCGCCGGGCGTCGGGACCGGTCGACGCGGACGCCGCCGCGGCCCCCCTCGACCGCCGGCGCATCCGGCTCGCCCTCGGTATCGCCCTCGGCGCCGGGCTCGTCCAGTACGCCGCCCAGGATCTGCGCCCGTTCTCCCTGCTCCCCGGCGCGGCCGGTGCCGCCCTGCTGGTCCCCGCCGTCCTCGGCCTGCTGCCGCGCGGCACCTACCGCGCCGCCCGCGGCCTGCCCTCCGTCGTCCTGCTGCGCGGGGTGTGCGCCGGATCGTTCATCGCCGCCGAGTCCTTCGTGCCGCTGATGCTGGTCACCCAGCGCGGCCTGTCGCCGACGCTCGCCGGACTCTCCCTGGCCGCGGGCGGCGGCACCTGGGCGCTGGGCTCCTGGCTCCAGTCCCGGCCGCGTCTCGCGCCGTACCGGGAGCGGCTGATGACGGCAGGGATGGTGCTGGTCACCGCCGCGCTGGCGACCGCGCCCAGCGTGCTGCTGCCCGCCGTGCCGGCCTGGATCGTCGCCGTCGTCTGGGCCTTCGGCTGCCTCGGCATGGGCCTGGTGATCTCCTCCACCAGCGTCCTGCTGCTGCGCCTGTCCGCCCCGGAGGAGGCCGGCGCCAACTCGGCCGCCCTCCAGATCTCCGACGCCCTCTCCAACGCCCTCCTCCTCGCCGCCGCGGGCGCCGCCTTCGCGGCCCTCGGCGGCGGCACCGCCGCCCACCCCGCCGCCTTCGCCGTCGTCTTCCTCGCCATGGCGGTGGTCGCCCTGGCGGGCGTCTGGGTGACGACCCGCTGCGGAAACGGCACCCGGCCGGCGGCGGGGAGGGCGACGACGACAGCCTCGTGAACCCGCGGCCGGCTCACGACCGGACGCCCGCGTCGGCCCGCCGCCCCCGCGCACGCCGACGACCTGCGCGAACAGGCCGCCGCCCGGCCGGGCGCCCGCGCGGCGGGGCTGTGACGTGGGTCCCACCCGGTGGTGACCCCGGGTCGTTCGGGGTGGGAGGGCAGGGTGGCGCCGGTAGGGTGGCCCGGTTGTCATACGTAGCCGACTGAACCTGACCACGGAGACCGTGACTACCACCGCCGCTTCCTCGCACCATCTTTCCCCCGCGTTCCCCGGCCGCGCGCCGTGGGGTACCGCCAGCAAACTGCGTGCCTGGCAGCAGGGGGCGATGGAGAAGTACCTCCAGGAGCAGCCGCGTGACTTCCTCGCCGTCGCCACGCCCGGCGCCGGCAAGACCACCTTCGCGCTGACGCTCGCCTCCTGGCTGCTGCACCACCACGTGGTGCAGCAGGTGACCGTGGTCGCGCCCACCGAGCACCTGAAGAAGCAGTGGGCCGAGGCGGCGGCACGGGTCGGCATCAAGCTCGATCCCGAGTACAGCGCCGGGCCGCTCGGCCGGGAGTACGACGGCGTCGCCGTCACGTACGCGGGCGTCGGCGTCCGGCCCATGCTGCACCGCAACCGCGCCGAGCAGCGCAAGACCCTGGTGATCCTGGACGAGATCCACCACGCCGGCGACTCCAAGTCCTGGGGCGAGGCGTGCCTGGAGGCGTTCGAACCCGCGACCCGGCGGCTCGCGCTGACCGGTACGCCGTTCCGCTCCGACACCAACCCCATCCCCTTCGTCACGTACGAGGAGGACAACGCCGGCATCCGCCGCTCGGCCGCCGACTACACCTACGGGTACGGCTCCGCGCTCTCCGACGGCGTCGTGCGCCCGGTCATCTTCCTCTCCTACAGCGGGCAGATGCGCTGGCGCACCAAGGCCGGCGACGAGATCGCCGCCCGGCTCGGCGAGCCGATGACCAAGGACGCGGTCAGCCAGGCATGGCGCACCGCGCTGGACCCGCGCGGCGAGTGGATGCCCAGCGTGCTGCGCGCCGCCGACCAGCGGCTCACCGAGGTCAGGAAGGCCATCCCGGACGCCGGCGCCCTCGTCATCGCCTCCGACCAGGACTCCGCCCGCGCCTACGCCAAGCTGATCCGCGAGATCACCGGTACGAAGGCCACGGTCGTCCTGTCCGACGACACCGGCGCCTCCCAGCGCATCGACGACTTCAGCGCGAGCGAGGACCGCTGGATGGTCGCGGTCCGCATGGTGTCCGAGGGCGTCGACGTGCCCCGCCTCGCGGTCGGCGTGTACGCCACCACCATCTCCACCCCGCTGTTCTTCGCCCAGGCCGTCGGCCGTTTCGTGCGGTCCCGGCGGCGCGGCGAGACCGCCTCCGTCTTCCTGCCGACGGTGCCCGACCTGATGACCTTCGCCAACGAGATGGAGAAGGAACGGGACCACGCCCTCGACAAGCCCAAGAAGGAGGGCGAGGAGGACCCGTACGCCGAATCCGAGAAGGAGATGGAGGAGGCGAACAAGGAGCAGGACGAGGACACCGGCGAGCAGGAGCAGTTCTCCTTCGAGGCGCTGGAGTCCGAGGCCGTCTTCGACCGGGTCCTCTTCGACGGCGCCGAGTTCGGCATGCAGGCCCACCCGGGCAGCGAGGAGGAGCAGGACTACCTCGGCATCCCCGGACTGCTGGAGCCCGACCAGGTGCAGATGCTGCTCCAGAAGCGGCAGGCCCGGCAGATCGCGCACAGCAAGAAGAAGCCGGACACCGAGGCCGACCTGCTCGAACTGCCCGCCGAGCGGCGCCCCGTCGTCTCCCACAAGGAGATGATGGAGCTGCGCAAGCGGCTCAACACGCTGGTGAGCGCCTACGTCCACCAGAGCGGCAAGCCGCACGGGGTGATCCACACCGAGCTGCGCCGGGTGTGCGGCGGCCCGCCGAGCGCGGAGGCGACGGCGGGACAGCTGAAGCAGCGGATCACCAAGGTGCAGGAGTGGGCGACGCGGATGCGCTGACGCGCGGCTGACGGGCGGGGTTACGCTGCCGTACGTATCCGGACGTATACCGTCAGTTCGTCTTCGTCCTTGCCCGGATTCTGGACCAAGACTTCCGCTCAGCGAACCCGCTTCGCTACTGTCCCGCTACGCAACGCCCCGTGGCAGCGCCGCCGCGGAGCGCAGCCGTGAAAGCGACAGGGTCCGGAGCCGCCGGGCCGTCCTGCCGATCGGCGGCCTCTGGAGCGCGTCGCCGACGGGACTCG comes from the Streptomyces sp. SUK 48 genome and includes:
- a CDS encoding molybdopterin cofactor-binding domain-containing protein, whose amino-acid sequence is MSDEAATATAEPAPEPEQVLHGLGVSLPHTDARAKTEGTFPYAADLWAEGLLWAAVLRSPHAHARIVSVDTAHAREMPGVRAVITHEDVPGTARHGRGTPDRPVFAAEVVRHHGEAIAAVAADHPDTARMAAAAIIVEYEILDPVTDPEQAFEAEPLHPDGNLIRHIPLRHGDADAAGEVVVEGLYRIGRQDPAPIGAEAGLAVPRPDGGVELYLASTDPHHDRDTAAACFGLSPDRVKIVVTGVPGATADREDGSFQLPLGLLALRTGLPVKLTASREESFLGHAHRHPTLLRYRHHADAEGNLVKVEAQILLDAGAYADTSADALAAAVSFACGPYVVPNAFIEGWAVRTNNPPSGHVRGEGAMQVCAAYEAQMDKLARKLDVDPAELRLRNALATGDVLPIGQTVTCPAPVAELLQAVRDFPLPELPKDTPEEDWLLPGGPEGAGEPGAVRRGVGYGLGMVHMLGAEGADEVSTATVKVHDGIATVLCAAVEAGQGFTTLARQIVQETLGIEEVRVAPVDTDQPPSGPGSRGRHTWVSGGAVERAAKMVRTQLLQPLAHTFGMSTELLQIEDGKITSYDGVLSTTVTEALDGKELWATAQCRPHPTEPLDAAGQGDAFVGLAFCAIRAVVDVDIELGSVRVVELAVAQDVGRVLNPAQLAARIEAGVTQGVGIALTENLRTPRGLIRHPDLTGYALPTALDAPDIRIVKLVEERDVVAPFGAKSVSAVPVVTSPAAIASAVRAATGRPVNRLPIRPQAAVVTDR
- a CDS encoding SUKH-4 family immunity protein, which produces MGTTTDAGTAAITLTGAELDRHVTHAATRGLLAGPGLPAVTDVLTFSPLRAHGLRTLADAADGPFHLAEELRDRLVIGELLNPAGMERESILLDGDTGEISTAYLRDPSGWRPFAPSLATLLRFAAVTEELAGLRGRFASLAGQYGPGTAAEASRRLLALFAEGTDGRVPPYWKAAALIRPLALAAGPGAASGLTLDIPARVLDQEFGHGRVARFEDVDFPATLTHEPTRRFLRESGLPEEAVLFFTDPDAPLPTLREYVTEECPDYPLAELPAHCDHLIRLGRLVEDHSLVVDGRTGAVLTFCAPEAALCPLNTDVSTLAFTLWLLHHERTIDQHLSHELTTTSYDHLAAAMLHTLTTLDPTATLPGTTWHYWTESFRDETGGVL
- a CDS encoding MFS transporter, yielding MSVLGSRVDDVVVEEGFEQGGGVLGRAHRALSVGIVSVVFLIAFEATAVGTAMPVAARELDGVARYAFAFSGFFTTSLFGMVLAGQWADRRGPLAALTTGIGSFAAGLVIAGTARTMWVFILGRAVQGLGGGLVIVALYVVVGRAYPERLRPAIMAAFAAGWVVPSIVGPLASGAVTEQLGWRWVFLGIPVLVVPPLALALPQIRRRASGPVDADAAAAPLDRRRIRLALGIALGAGLVQYAAQDLRPFSLLPGAAGAALLVPAVLGLLPRGTYRAARGLPSVVLLRGVCAGSFIAAESFVPLMLVTQRGLSPTLAGLSLAAGGGTWALGSWLQSRPRLAPYRERLMTAGMVLVTAALATAPSVLLPAVPAWIVAVVWAFGCLGMGLVISSTSVLLLRLSAPEEAGANSAALQISDALSNALLLAAAGAAFAALGGGTAAHPAAFAVVFLAMAVVALAGVWVTTRCGNGTRPAAGRATTTAS
- a CDS encoding DEAD/DEAH box helicase, translated to MTTTAASSHHLSPAFPGRAPWGTASKLRAWQQGAMEKYLQEQPRDFLAVATPGAGKTTFALTLASWLLHHHVVQQVTVVAPTEHLKKQWAEAAARVGIKLDPEYSAGPLGREYDGVAVTYAGVGVRPMLHRNRAEQRKTLVILDEIHHAGDSKSWGEACLEAFEPATRRLALTGTPFRSDTNPIPFVTYEEDNAGIRRSAADYTYGYGSALSDGVVRPVIFLSYSGQMRWRTKAGDEIAARLGEPMTKDAVSQAWRTALDPRGEWMPSVLRAADQRLTEVRKAIPDAGALVIASDQDSARAYAKLIREITGTKATVVLSDDTGASQRIDDFSASEDRWMVAVRMVSEGVDVPRLAVGVYATTISTPLFFAQAVGRFVRSRRRGETASVFLPTVPDLMTFANEMEKERDHALDKPKKEGEEDPYAESEKEMEEANKEQDEDTGEQEQFSFEALESEAVFDRVLFDGAEFGMQAHPGSEEEQDYLGIPGLLEPDQVQMLLQKRQARQIAHSKKKPDTEADLLELPAERRPVVSHKEMMELRKRLNTLVSAYVHQSGKPHGVIHTELRRVCGGPPSAEATAGQLKQRITKVQEWATRMR